The following nucleotide sequence is from Candidatus Polarisedimenticolaceae bacterium.
GTCGCGATACGGCCCGTTGTCGCAGGGGATCGTGGCGTGCGACATATCGACCTCGCCGGTCACTTTCGCCGAGCGCGGACCGCCGTTGTCGTTCTGCCAGACGACGACGGTGTTTTCCCTCATTTTTTTCTTCTCGAGCGCGGCGAGTACGCGGCCGACCTGATCGTCCATCGCCGTGATCATCGCGTCGTACGCGCGCACCGACGGGTCCGCGACGGACGCGTAGCGATCGAGATACTCCTTCGGCGCTTGGTACGGCGCGTGCGGCGCCGTGAAGGCAAGGTAGAGGAACAGCGGCGTCTTCGGATCGTGCCGCTCGATCACCTTGACGGCGTCGTTGCCGATCAGCTCGGTGGCATACCCTTCTTCGTCCAAAGGCTGGTTGTCGCGAAACCAGTCCCGCGTCCCGTGCGCGGTATGCTTGAAGTAGTCGATCTCGCCGATGAGCGGGCCGTATTGGTAGTCGAAGCCGCGCTGGCGCGGCCAGTACTTCTTGTCCGCGTGACCGAGATGCCACTTGCCGACGATCGCCGTCTCGTACCCGGCCGACTTCAGGAGCTGCGGCAGGATCCACTCGTCGGTGGGAAGGCCGTACGTCCCCGAAGACGGGATCACGAGCGTCTGGAGGCCGTAGCGGTGCGGGTAACGCCCCGTCATGAGCGCGGCGCGCGTCGGCGTGCACATCTGCTGCGCATAGAACTGATCGAGGCGTGCCCCTTCGCCCGCGAGGCGGTCGATGTTCGGCGTCTTGATTGCGGAGCCGTGGTAGCCGACGTCCTTCCACCCCATGTCGTCGACGATCACGTAGACGATGTTGGGGTGCTGCACGGGAGCTTGGGCGAAGGCCGAGAGGAACGCGGCGGCCCCTACGGCGAGAGCGGCGAGGTTTCGCATAGGGCGCGGAGTATAGTCGCGG
It contains:
- a CDS encoding arylsulfatase, which encodes MRNLAALAVGAAAFLSAFAQAPVQHPNIVYVIVDDMGWKDVGYHGSAIKTPNIDRLAGEGARLDQFYAQQMCTPTRAALMTGRYPHRYGLQTLVIPSSGTYGLPTDEWILPQLLKSAGYETAIVGKWHLGHADKKYWPRQRGFDYQYGPLIGEIDYFKHTAHGTRDWFRDNQPLDEEGYATELIGNDAVKVIERHDPKTPLFLYLAFTAPHAPYQAPKEYLDRYASVADPSVRAYDAMITAMDDQVGRVLAALEKKKMRENTVVVWQNDNGGPRSAKVTGEVDMSHATIPCDNGPYRDGKGSLYEGGTRVPAVVSWPGHIKAGTVVDGPIHVVDMYPTLGRLAGATLGKNKPLDGLDVWPAIAEGKPSPRTEVVYDVEPFRGAVRQGDWKLVWQTTLPSKVELFDLSKDPGETTDLSASNPEKVAALQKRLEALAKDGVPPLILNEAVGTVRSVLFGSVLFPETTATVEQP